In Rhodamnia argentea isolate NSW1041297 chromosome 11, ASM2092103v1, whole genome shotgun sequence, one genomic interval encodes:
- the LOC115735647 gene encoding serine carboxypeptidase-like 18 isoform X4, producing MSNMARAVHSKSSLSTKPFSRVLLFSLVMLLLGASSVLSGSIVKYLPGYEGGELPFKLETGYVTVGSLELFYYFIESQGNPEEDPIFLWLTGGPGCSSFNGVIYEIGPLEFDIDNYVGGLPKLRPYEYSWTKTASVLFVDSPVGTGFSYSTTEEGWYTSDSSSAEQAYEFLRKWLVEHPQYLALQLVIGGDSYSGMVVPVVTKYVADANKDGVVPRLNLKGYLVGSPRTDSVLDENSKIVFAHRMALISDELYEAAKTSCNETYVNVDPSNTECWTALGAIKRCVKDLYANDVLEPKCVYASPKMNPEIGRRSVQEDTTEFILSPPRIPEYWCRNFNYALSYTWSNDLTVQKALHVRPETVMDWKRCNKSLAYTKDVQSVVEVHRNLSTLGLEVLVECGDRDMVVPFVGTVEWIKRLNLTVVNDWRPWFVDGQVAGYTKKYSEHGYRLTYATVKGAGHTAPEYYRRECYEMFMRWVHYYPL from the exons ATGTCGAACATGGCGAGGGCTGTGCACTCAAAATCATCGCTTTCCACGAAGCCATTTTCGAGGGTGCTCTTGTTTTCGCTTGTGATGCTGCTGTTGGGTGCAAGTTCGGTCCTTTCTGGTTCCATTGTGAAGTATCTTCCTGGCTATGAAGGAGGAGAGCTTCCGTTCAAGCTCGAAACCGG GTACGTGACTGTGGGCAGTTTGGAGCTGTTCTACTACTTCATAGAATCGCAAGGGAACCCAGAAGAGGATCCTATTTTCCTGTGGCTCACTGGAGGCCCTGGTTGCTCCTCCTTCAATGGCGTCATCTACGAGATAG GTCCATTGGAGTTTGATATTGACAATTACGTTGGAGGATTACCGAAATTGCGACCTTATGAGTACTCATGGACGAAG ACAGCCAGCGTCCTATTTGTGGATTCGCCGGTTGGTACTGGTTTTTCATATTCCACGACAGAAGAAGGATGGTATACTTCAGACTCAAGTTCAGCAGAGCAAGCATATGAGTTTCTCAGGAAG TGGCTGGTCGAGCACCCGCAATATCTCGCTCTTCAACTAGTCATTGGCGGCGATTCTTACTCTGGCATGGTGGTTCCCGTTGTCACCAAATATGTAGCGGATG CTAACAAGGATGGTGTCGTGCCACGCCTGAATCTCAAG ggctATCTAGTTGGAAGTCCAAGAACAGATTCGGTCCTTGATGAAAACTCGAAGATTGTATTCGCTCACAGGATGGCACTTATCTCTGATGAACTCTATGAG GCAGCAAAAACAAGTTGTAATGAGACCTATGTTAATGTGGATCCATCAAATACAGAGTGCTGGACTGCTCTTGGGGCAATCAAAAGG TGTGTTAAAGATCTATACGCCAACGACGTTTTGGAGCCAAAGTGTGTCTACGCATCCCCTAAAATGAACCCAGAAATTGGTCGTCGATCAGTACAAGAGGATACGACAGAGTTCATTCTTTCACCCCCGAGAATTCCTGAATATTGGTGTCGC AACTTTAACTACGCTTTGTCATATACGTGGTCAAATGATCTTACCGTCCAGAAAGCTTTACATGTCCGACCG GAGACAGTAATGGACTGGAAGAGGTGCAACAAAAGCTTAGCATACACAAAAGACGTTCAGAGCGTTGTTGAAGTTCATAGAAACCTCAGCACACTTGGTTTGGAGGTCTTGGTGGAGTG TGGTGATCGCGACATGGTTGTTCCGTTTGTGGGTACGGTTGAATGGATAAAACGTCTCAATTTGACGGTTGTAAATGACTGGCGACCGTGGTTTGTGGATGGTCAAGTTGCAGG ATACACGAAGAAATACTCAGAACATGGATATCGATTAACTTATGCTACAGTCAAG GGTGCTGGACACACAGCTCCAGAGTATTATAGAAGAGAATGCTACGAAATGTTTATGAGATGGGTCCATTATTATCCTCTCTAG
- the LOC115735647 gene encoding serine carboxypeptidase-like 18 isoform X3, translating to MSNMARAVHSKSSLSTKPFSRVLLFSLVMLLLGASSVLSGSIVKYLPGYEGGELPFKLETGYVTVGSLELFYYFIESQGNPEEDPIFLWLTGGPGCSSFNGVIYEIGPLEFDIDNYVGGLPKLRPYEYSWTKTASVLFVDSPVGTGFSYSTTEEGWYTSDSSSAEQAYEFLRKWLVEHPQYLALQLVIGGDSYSGMVVPVVTKYVADANKDGVVPRLNLKGYLVGSPRTDSVLDENSKIVFAHRMALISDELYEAAKTSCNETYVNVDPSNTDCWTALGAIKRCVKDIWSNDILEPKCVFASPKMNPDIGRRSVQEDTTEFLLSPPRIPEYWCRTFNYALSYTWSNDLRVQKALHVRPETVMDWKRCNKSLAYTKDIQSVVEVHKNLSTLGLEVLVECGDRDMVVPFVGTVEWIKRLNLTVVNDWRPWFVDGQVAGYTKKYSEHGYRLTYATVKGAGHTAPEYYRRECYEMFMRWVHYYPL from the exons ATGTCGAACATGGCGAGGGCTGTGCACTCAAAATCATCGCTTTCCACGAAGCCATTTTCGAGGGTGCTCTTGTTTTCGCTTGTGATGCTGCTGTTGGGTGCAAGTTCGGTCCTTTCTGGTTCCATTGTGAAGTATCTTCCTGGCTATGAAGGAGGAGAGCTTCCGTTCAAGCTCGAAACCGG GTACGTGACTGTGGGCAGTTTGGAGCTGTTCTACTACTTCATAGAATCGCAAGGGAACCCAGAAGAGGATCCTATTTTCCTGTGGCTCACTGGAGGCCCTGGTTGCTCCTCCTTCAATGGCGTCATCTACGAGATAG GTCCATTGGAGTTTGATATTGACAATTACGTTGGAGGATTACCGAAATTGCGACCTTATGAGTACTCATGGACGAAG ACAGCCAGCGTCCTATTTGTGGATTCGCCGGTTGGTACTGGTTTTTCATATTCCACGACAGAAGAAGGATGGTATACTTCAGACTCAAGTTCAGCAGAGCAAGCATATGAGTTTCTCAGGAAG TGGCTGGTCGAGCACCCGCAATATCTCGCTCTTCAACTAGTCATTGGCGGCGATTCTTACTCTGGCATGGTGGTTCCCGTTGTCACCAAATATGTAGCGGATG CTAACAAGGATGGTGTCGTGCCACGCCTGAATCTCAAG ggctATCTAGTTGGAAGTCCAAGAACAGATTCGGTCCTTGATGAAAACTCGAAGATTGTATTCGCTCACAGGATGGCACTTATCTCTGATGAACTCTATGAG GCAGCAAAAACAAGTTGTAATGAGACCTATGTTAATGTGGATCCATCAAACACAGATTGCTGGACTGCTCTTGGGGCAATTAAAAGG TGTGTTAAAGATATTTGGAGCAATGACATTTTGGAACCAAAGTGTGTCTTCGCATCCCCTAAGATGAACCCTGACATTGGTCGTCGATCTGTACAAGAGGATACGACAgagtttcttctttctccccCGAGAATTCCTGAATATTGGTGCCGG ACCTTTAACTATGCTTTGTCCTATACGTGGTCAAATGATCTTAGGGTCCAGAAAGCTTTACATGTTCGACCG GAGACAGTAATGGACTGGAAGAGGTGCAACAAAAGCTTAGCATACACAAAAGACATTCAGAGCGTTGTTGAAGTTCATAAAAACCTCAGCACACTGGGTTTAGAGGTCTTGGTGGAGTG TGGTGATCGCGACATGGTTGTTCCGTTTGTGGGTACGGTTGAATGGATAAAACGTCTCAATTTGACGGTTGTAAATGACTGGCGACCGTGGTTTGTGGATGGTCAAGTTGCAGG ATACACGAAGAAATACTCAGAACATGGATATCGATTAACTTATGCTACAGTCAAG GGTGCTGGACACACAGCTCCAGAGTATTATAGAAGAGAATGCTACGAAATGTTTATGAGATGGGTCCATTATTATCCTCTCTAG
- the LOC115735647 gene encoding serine carboxypeptidase-like 18 isoform X2 translates to MSNMARAVHSKSSLSTKPFSRVLLFSLVMLLLGASSVLSGSIVKYLPGYEGGELPFKLETGYVTVGSLELFYYFIESQGNPEEDPIFLWLTGGPGCSSFNGVIYEIGPLEFDIDNYVGGLPKLRPYEYSWTKTASVLFVDSPVGTGFSYSTTEEGWYTSDSSSAEQAYEFLRKWLVEHPQYLALQLVIGGDSYSGMVVPVVTKYVADANKDGVVPRLNLKGYLVGSPRTDSVVDENSKIVFAHRLALISDELYEAAKTSCNETYVNVDPSNTDCWTALGAIKRCVKDIWSNDILEPKCVFASPKMNPDIGRRSVQEDTTEFLLSPPRIPEYWCRTFNYALSYTWSNDLRVQKALHVRPETVMDWKRCNKSLAYTKDIQSVVEVHKNLSTLGLEVLVECGDRDMVVPFVGTVEWIKRLNLTVVNDWRPWFVDGQVAGYTKKYSEHGYRLTYATVKGAGHTAPEYYRRECYEMFMRWVHYYPL, encoded by the exons ATGTCGAACATGGCGAGGGCTGTGCACTCAAAATCATCGCTTTCCACGAAGCCATTTTCGAGGGTGCTCTTGTTTTCGCTTGTGATGCTGCTGTTGGGTGCAAGTTCGGTCCTTTCTGGTTCCATTGTGAAGTATCTTCCTGGCTATGAAGGAGGAGAGCTTCCGTTCAAGCTCGAAACCGG GTACGTGACTGTGGGCAGTTTGGAGCTGTTCTACTACTTCATAGAATCGCAAGGGAACCCAGAAGAGGATCCTATTTTCCTGTGGCTCACTGGAGGCCCTGGTTGCTCCTCCTTCAATGGCGTCATCTACGAGATAG GTCCATTGGAGTTTGATATTGACAATTACGTTGGAGGATTACCGAAATTGCGACCTTATGAGTACTCATGGACGAAG ACAGCCAGCGTCCTATTTGTGGATTCGCCGGTTGGTACTGGTTTTTCATATTCCACGACAGAAGAAGGATGGTATACTTCAGACTCAAGTTCAGCAGAGCAAGCATATGAGTTTCTCAGGAAG TGGCTGGTCGAGCACCCGCAATATCTCGCTCTTCAACTAGTCATTGGCGGCGATTCTTACTCTGGCATGGTGGTTCCCGTTGTCACCAAATATGTAGCGGATG CTAACAAGGATGGTGTCGTGCCACGCCTGAATCTCAAG GGTTATTTAGTTGGAAGTCCAAGAACAGATTCAGTTGTTGATGAAAACTCGAAGATTGTATTTGCTCACAGATTGGCACTTATCTCTGATGAACTCTATGAG GCAGCAAAAACAAGTTGTAATGAGACCTATGTTAATGTGGATCCATCAAACACAGATTGCTGGACTGCTCTTGGGGCAATTAAAAGG TGTGTTAAAGATATTTGGAGCAATGACATTTTGGAACCAAAGTGTGTCTTCGCATCCCCTAAGATGAACCCTGACATTGGTCGTCGATCTGTACAAGAGGATACGACAgagtttcttctttctccccCGAGAATTCCTGAATATTGGTGCCGG ACCTTTAACTATGCTTTGTCCTATACGTGGTCAAATGATCTTAGGGTCCAGAAAGCTTTACATGTTCGACCG GAGACAGTAATGGACTGGAAGAGGTGCAACAAAAGCTTAGCATACACAAAAGACATTCAGAGCGTTGTTGAAGTTCATAAAAACCTCAGCACACTGGGTTTAGAGGTCTTGGTGGAGTG TGGTGATCGCGACATGGTTGTTCCGTTTGTGGGTACGGTTGAATGGATAAAACGTCTCAATTTGACGGTTGTAAATGACTGGCGACCGTGGTTTGTGGATGGTCAAGTTGCAGG ATACACGAAGAAATACTCAGAACATGGATATCGATTAACTTATGCTACAGTCAAG GGTGCTGGACACACAGCTCCAGAGTATTATAGAAGAGAATGCTACGAAATGTTTATGAGATGGGTCCATTATTATCCTCTCTAG
- the LOC115735647 gene encoding serine carboxypeptidase-like 18 isoform X1: MSNMARAVHSKSSLSTKPFSRVLLFSLVMLLLGASSVLSGSIVKYLPGYEGGELPFKLETGYVTVGSLELFYYFIESQGNPEEDPIFLWLTGGPGCSSFNGVIYEIGGPLEFDIDNYVGGLPKLRPYEYSWTKTASVLFVDSPVGTGFSYSTTEEGWYTSDSSSAEQAYEFLRKWMVEHPQYLALQLFIGGDSYSGMMVPLVTKYVVDANKDLVVPRLNLKGYLVGSPRTDSVVDENSKIVFAHRLALISDELYEAAKTSCNETYVNVDPSNTDCWTALGAIKRCVKDIWSNDILEPKCVFASPKMNPDIGRRSVQEDTTEFLLSPPRIPEYWCRTFNYALSYTWSNDLRVQKALHVRPETVMDWKRCNKSLAYTKDIQSVVEVHKNLSTLGLEVLVECGDRDMVVPFVGTVEWIKRLNLTVVNDWRPWFVDGQVAGYTKKYSEHGYRLTYATVKGAGHTAPEYYRRECYEMFMRWVHYYPL, from the exons ATGTCGAACATGGCGAGGGCTGTGCACTCAAAATCATCGCTTTCCACGAAGCCATTTTCGAGGGTGCTCTTGTTTTCGCTTGTGATGCTGCTGTTGGGTGCAAGTTCGGTCCTTTCTGGTTCCATTGTGAAGTATCTTCCTGGCTATGAAGGAGGAGAGCTTCCGTTCAAGCTCGAAACCGG GTACGTGACTGTGGGCAGTTTGGAGCTGTTCTACTACTTCATAGAATCGCAAGGGAACCCAGAAGAGGATCCTATTTTCCTGTGGCTCACTGGAGGCCCTGGTTGCTCCTCCTTCAATGGCGTCATCTACGAGATAGG AGGTCCATTGGAGTTTGATATTGACAATTACGTTGGAGGATTACCGAAATTGCGACCTTATGAGTACTCATGGACGAAG ACAGCCAGCGTCCTATTTGTGGATTCGCCGGTTGGTACTGGTTTTTCATATTCCACGACAGAAGAAGGATGGTATACTTCAGACTCAAGTTCAGCAGAGCAAGCATATGAGTTTCTCAGGAAG TGGATGGTCGAGCACCCGCAATATCTCGCTCTTCAACTATTCATTGGCGGTGATTCTTACTCTGGCATGATGGTTCCCCTTGTCACCAAATATGTGGTGGACG CTAACAAGGATCTTGTAGTGCCGCGCCTGAATCTCAAg GGTTATTTAGTTGGAAGTCCAAGAACAGATTCAGTTGTTGATGAAAACTCGAAGATTGTATTTGCTCACAGATTGGCACTTATCTCTGATGAACTCTATGAG GCAGCAAAAACAAGTTGTAATGAGACCTATGTTAATGTGGATCCATCAAACACAGATTGCTGGACTGCTCTTGGGGCAATTAAAAGG TGTGTTAAAGATATTTGGAGCAATGACATTTTGGAACCAAAGTGTGTCTTCGCATCCCCTAAGATGAACCCTGACATTGGTCGTCGATCTGTACAAGAGGATACGACAgagtttcttctttctccccCGAGAATTCCTGAATATTGGTGCCGG ACCTTTAACTATGCTTTGTCCTATACGTGGTCAAATGATCTTAGGGTCCAGAAAGCTTTACATGTTCGACCG GAGACAGTAATGGACTGGAAGAGGTGCAACAAAAGCTTAGCATACACAAAAGACATTCAGAGCGTTGTTGAAGTTCATAAAAACCTCAGCACACTGGGTTTAGAGGTCTTGGTGGAGTG TGGTGATCGCGACATGGTTGTTCCGTTTGTGGGTACGGTTGAATGGATAAAACGTCTCAATTTGACGGTTGTAAATGACTGGCGACCGTGGTTTGTGGATGGTCAAGTTGCAGG ATACACGAAGAAATACTCAGAACATGGATATCGATTAACTTATGCTACAGTCAAG GGTGCTGGACACACAGCTCCAGAGTATTATAGAAGAGAATGCTACGAAATGTTTATGAGATGGGTCCATTATTATCCTCTCTAG
- the LOC115735647 gene encoding serine carboxypeptidase-like 18 isoform X5: MSNMARAVHSKSSLSTKPFSRVLLFSLVMLLLGASSVLSGSIVKYLPGYEGGELPFKLETGYVTVGSLELFYYFIESQGNPEEDPIFLWLTGGPGCSSFNGVIYEIGGPLEFDIDNYVGGLPKLRPYEYSWTKTASVLFVDSPVGTGFSYSTTEEGWYTSDSSSAEQAYEFLRKWLVEHPQYLALQLVIGGDSYSGMVVPVVTKYVADANKDGVVPRLNLKGYLVGSPRTDSVLDENSKIVFAHRMALISDELYEAAKTSCNETYVNVDPSNTECWTALGAIKRCVKDLYANDVLEPKCVYASPKMNPEIGRRSVQEDTTEFILSPPRIPEYWCRNFNYALSYTWSNDLTVQKALHVRPETVMDWKRCNKSLAYTKDVQSVVEVHRNLSTLGLEVLVECGDRDMVVPFVGTVEWIKRLNLTVVNDWRPWFVDGQVAG, encoded by the exons ATGTCGAACATGGCGAGGGCTGTGCACTCAAAATCATCGCTTTCCACGAAGCCATTTTCGAGGGTGCTCTTGTTTTCGCTTGTGATGCTGCTGTTGGGTGCAAGTTCGGTCCTTTCTGGTTCCATTGTGAAGTATCTTCCTGGCTATGAAGGAGGAGAGCTTCCGTTCAAGCTCGAAACCGG GTACGTGACTGTGGGCAGTTTGGAGCTGTTCTACTACTTCATAGAATCGCAAGGGAACCCAGAAGAGGATCCTATTTTCCTGTGGCTCACTGGAGGCCCTGGTTGCTCCTCCTTCAATGGCGTCATCTACGAGATAGG AGGTCCATTGGAGTTTGATATTGACAATTACGTTGGAGGATTACCGAAATTGCGACCTTATGAGTACTCATGGACGAAG ACAGCCAGCGTCCTATTTGTGGATTCGCCGGTTGGTACTGGTTTTTCATATTCCACGACAGAAGAAGGATGGTATACTTCAGACTCAAGTTCAGCAGAGCAAGCATATGAGTTTCTCAGGAAG TGGCTGGTCGAGCACCCGCAATATCTCGCTCTTCAACTAGTCATTGGCGGCGATTCTTACTCTGGCATGGTGGTTCCCGTTGTCACCAAATATGTAGCGGATG CTAACAAGGATGGTGTCGTGCCACGCCTGAATCTCAAG ggctATCTAGTTGGAAGTCCAAGAACAGATTCGGTCCTTGATGAAAACTCGAAGATTGTATTCGCTCACAGGATGGCACTTATCTCTGATGAACTCTATGAG GCAGCAAAAACAAGTTGTAATGAGACCTATGTTAATGTGGATCCATCAAATACAGAGTGCTGGACTGCTCTTGGGGCAATCAAAAGG TGTGTTAAAGATCTATACGCCAACGACGTTTTGGAGCCAAAGTGTGTCTACGCATCCCCTAAAATGAACCCAGAAATTGGTCGTCGATCAGTACAAGAGGATACGACAGAGTTCATTCTTTCACCCCCGAGAATTCCTGAATATTGGTGTCGC AACTTTAACTACGCTTTGTCATATACGTGGTCAAATGATCTTACCGTCCAGAAAGCTTTACATGTCCGACCG GAGACAGTAATGGACTGGAAGAGGTGCAACAAAAGCTTAGCATACACAAAAGACGTTCAGAGCGTTGTTGAAGTTCATAGAAACCTCAGCACACTTGGTTTGGAGGTCTTGGTGGAGTG CGGTGATCGGGACATGGTTGTTCCGTTTGTGGGCACGGTTGAATGGATAAAACGTCTCAATTTGACGGTTGTAAATGACTGGCGGCCGTGGTTTGTGGATGGCCAAGTTGCCGGGTGA
- the LOC115735648 gene encoding serine carboxypeptidase-like 13, producing the protein MGFHSRSQIGKKWMSLLLVLLLAGAATSQHIVETLPGFPGKLPFTLETGYIGVGEMDDVQLFYYFIESERDPAIDPLVLWLTGGPGCSGFSALAFEIGPLTFNYGAYNGSLPSLLINKYSWTQAASIIFIDAPVGAGFSYATTEEGKYSSDMKSVHDTYTFLRKWLLSHPKFLGNELYIGGDSYSGLIVPILVTTILEGIEAGLRPKMELQGYLLGNPVTDDFIDPNSRVPYVHRVNLISDEYYENAEVYCGGNYVDVDANNTACVATLQLIKECLLQINLCQILEPQCAFSSKRRRELEWDLRVQEAETIDHILSNDRLPELPCRGFTYVMAYKWLNDERVQKALYVRPESVPPDGWKRCPKNFSTYTEEVTSAIAYQKNLSETGLRALIYSGDHDISVPWIGTLSWIKSLEVPVFDEWRAWYVDGQIAGYQVKFMNDHFRLTYVTVKGAGHTAPEYKHKETLAMFDRYMARYPI; encoded by the exons ATGGGGTTCCATTCAAGAAGCCAAATTGGCAAGAAATGGATGAGCTTGTTGCTGGTGTTGCTTCTTGCTGGAGCTGCAACGTCTCAGCACATAGTAGAGACTCTTCCTGGGTTTCCTGGGAAACTCCCCTTCACGCTGGAAACCGG GTACATAGGGGTGGGTGAAATGGATGATGTCCAGTTGTTCTACTACTTCATTGAGTCGGAGAGAGACCCTGCCATTGATCCTCTTGTGCTGTGGCTCACCGGTGGCCCTGGCTGCTCTGGCTTTTCTGCCCTTGCCTTTGAAATCG GTCCTTTGACCTTCAATTATGGAGCTTACAATGGAAGCTTGCCTTCTCTTCTAATCAACAAATACTCATGGACCCAG GCTGCCAGCATAATATTCATCGACGCGCCCGTGGGAGCTGGATTCTCGTATGCGACAACTGAAGAGGGTAAATACAGCTCTGACATGAAATCCGTGCACGATACTTATACTTTCCTGAGGAAG TGGCTCCTTTCTCACCCGAAATTCCTAGGAAATGAACTGTACATTGGCGGTGACTCATACTCAGGCCTAATTGTGCCTATTTTGGTGACAACTATACTAGAAG GCATAGAGGCAGGACTAAGGCCTAAGATGGAACTCCAa GGGTATTTGCTTGGGAACCCAGTGACTGATGACTTCATTGATCCAAATTCGCGGGTTCCGTATGTTCATCGTGTGAACCTTATATCAGATGAATACTATGAG AATGCTGAAGTATATTGCGGAGGCAATTACGTCGACGTGGATGCAAACAATACTGCCTGCGTAGCAACACTGCAATTGATCAAAGAG TGCCTTTTACAAATCAATCTTTGCCAAATCTTGGAACCACAATGCGCCTTCTCATCAAAGAGACGGAGGGAGTTGGAATGGGATTTGAGAGTTCAAGAAGCAGAAACTATAGATCACATCCTCTCCAACGACAGACTTCCCGAATTGCCGTGCAGA GGTTTTACGTATGTGATGGCCTACAAGTGGTTGAATGATGAAAGAGTGCAAAAGGCTTTGTATGTCAGACCG GAAAGTGTCCCTCCAGATGGATGGAAAAGATGCCCGAAAAACTTCTCAACCTACACCGAGGAGGTCACCAGTGCCATTGCCTACCAGAAAAATCTCTCAGAGACCGGTCTCCGTGCTCTCATATATAG CGGAGACCACGACATCTCAGTTCCATGGATTGGAACCCTGAGCTGGATAAAATCCTTGGAAGTGCCCGTCTTCGACGAATGGAGGGCATGGTACGTTGATGGACAAATCGCAGG GTACCAAGTGAAGTTCATGAACGATCACTTCCGTCTGACCTACGTGACCGTGAAG GGCGCTGGTCACACAGCTCCAGAGTACAAGCACAAGGAAACGCTCGCCATGTTCGACCGGTACATGGCTCGTTACCCCATCTAG